The following DNA comes from candidate division KSB1 bacterium.
TCGAATTGGGCGGAACGACCCTTTCCGATTTTGTGAACTCTGAAGGCGATCCGGGTTATTTTCAAAATCATCTAGAGGTCTATCAGCGGGCGGGGAAGCCGTGCAGCCGTTGCGGCGGCATTATTGAAAAAAGTGTTACGGCGGGACGGAGCACATTCTTTTGCTCAACCTGCCAAAAATAGGATTGTAAGACGTAAAGTTCATCAATAACAAGGAGGATGTCAAAATGGGCCAAAAAATGAGCCGCAGAGATTTTTCGCGTCGATTGATCGGCGCAGCGGCCGCAGGCGCTGCATTTGGAGCAACGATCCCTTCATCGGTGCTGGGTGCCAATGACCGCATTCTGATAGCGGTTGCGGGCGTCAATGGTCGCGGCCGCAACCATATTCAGGAGTGGTGCAAGATTCCGGGCGTCGAAATCACCTGGATCATTGATCCCGATACTCGTCTTTTTCCGGAAATCGAAAAGATGGTGGTCGAGCTGCAGGGCAAAAAACCCAAGTTCACGACCGACATTCGCAAGGCACTGGAAGACAAAAACCTGACTGCCGTCTCTACCGCCACGCCGGATCATTGGCATGCTCTGGCGGCGATATGGGCGTGCCAGGCGGGAAAGCATGTTTATGCGGAAAAGCCCTTGAGCCATACGATTTGGGAAGGGCAAAAAATGGTCGAAGCGGCGCGCAAATACAACCGCGTCGTACAATGCGGCATGCAAAACCGCAGCATATACGGAGTGCGCAAAGCCATCGAGTTTCTGCATTCCGGCGAGCTCGGTGAGATTTATATGGCCAAGGGCCTCTGCTACAAACCGCGCAACACCATCGGCCACAAACCCAATGCGCCGGTTCCTCCGGGCTTGGATTATGATCTGTGGCTGGGACCGGCCTTGTGGCGGCCGTATAATCCGCAGTACGTGCATTATAATTGGCATTGGTTTTGGGATTTCGGCTGCACCGATTTAGGGAATCAAGGCCCGCATCAAATGGACATTGCGCGGTGGGGGATGAACAAACACGAAATGCCGCAAAAGATCAAATGCGTCGGCGGAAAATTTGCCTTTATCGATGATCAGGAAACGCCGAATACGCAGCTCGCTACTTTCGAGTATGCCGACGGCAAGATCATTCAATTCGAAGTTCGCGGCCTATATACGAACGCCGACGACAACATTCGCAT
Coding sequences within:
- a CDS encoding Gfo/Idh/MocA family oxidoreductase; this encodes MGQKMSRRDFSRRLIGAAAAGAAFGATIPSSVLGANDRILIAVAGVNGRGRNHIQEWCKIPGVEITWIIDPDTRLFPEIEKMVVELQGKKPKFTTDIRKALEDKNLTAVSTATPDHWHALAAIWACQAGKHVYAEKPLSHTIWEGQKMVEAARKYNRVVQCGMQNRSIYGVRKAIEFLHSGELGEIYMAKGLCYKPRNTIGHKPNAPVPPGLDYDLWLGPALWRPYNPQYVHYNWHWFWDFGCTDLGNQGPHQMDIARWGMNKHEMPQKIKCVGGKFAFIDDQETPNTQLATFEYADGKIIQFEVRGLYTNADDNIRIGNLFFGTKGWMHLNGDKWYTYFGFNNEPGPKYEGGGDVADPSNLAGAGGSAHFLNFIEAVRAENWMLLNGDVEEGHRSTVMCHLANISYRLGRELRFNDRTYRFVGDEEANSYLTKEYRYPFVVPDKV